A section of the Desulfotignum phosphitoxidans DSM 13687 genome encodes:
- the trhA gene encoding PAQR family membrane homeostasis protein TrhA, producing the protein MKLFREPVNALSHMAGSLASIAGLTLMVVMAAVKADAWHVVSFAIFGTTLVFMYTASFLYHGLQLSAKTLAIFRRIDHIMIFMVIAGSYTPLCLVPLRGPWGWSLFGIIWGFAAVGIVLKLFWMNLPRWISTLIYLGMGWLCMVAVYPLVQILEPAPLLWLALGGLFYSLGALVYIFKKPDPFPKMFGFHEIWHICVLLGSACHFWLVFGYLTYL; encoded by the coding sequence TTGAAATTATTCAGAGAGCCGGTCAACGCATTGTCTCATATGGCGGGCAGCCTGGCATCCATTGCCGGCCTGACCTTGATGGTGGTCATGGCCGCTGTCAAGGCCGATGCCTGGCATGTGGTGTCTTTTGCCATTTTCGGGACCACGCTGGTATTCATGTATACAGCCAGCTTTCTTTACCATGGCCTGCAATTGTCAGCCAAAACGCTGGCTATTTTTCGCCGCATCGATCATATCATGATTTTCATGGTCATTGCCGGATCATATACGCCTTTGTGCCTGGTGCCGCTGCGGGGACCCTGGGGATGGTCGCTGTTCGGCATCATCTGGGGATTTGCTGCGGTGGGAATCGTGCTGAAGCTGTTCTGGATGAATCTTCCCCGCTGGATCTCCACGTTGATCTACCTGGGTATGGGGTGGCTGTGCATGGTGGCGGTTTATCCGCTGGTACAAATTCTGGAACCAGCCCCGCTGTTATGGCTGGCCTTAGGTGGTTTGTTTTACAGTCTCGGAGCCCTGGTGTATATCTTCAAAAAACCGGATCCGTTTCCAAAAATGTTCGGGTTTCATGAAATCTGGCATATCTGTGTGCTGCTGGGCAGTGCCTGTCATTTCTGGCTGGTTTTCGGTTATCTGACATATCTGTGA
- a CDS encoding NUDIX hydrolase: protein MKIHQIRKLTDMHHLNLFSLTYQDRVGKDKTWTFASRSGPKNFEETTRDRPDAVVIVPYHVKEQRLVIIREFRVVLGGYQYGFPAGLLDPGESVVTAGRRELFEETGLHLTKVLAQSPAVFSSSGMTDESVSLLYAECDGVPSSDHIEDSEDIQVILLTPQSAEQLLNTPDIRFDVKTWVVLKQFAAHGII from the coding sequence ATGAAGATTCATCAGATTCGGAAATTAACCGATATGCATCATTTGAATCTGTTTTCCCTGACATATCAGGACCGGGTGGGCAAAGACAAAACCTGGACATTCGCGTCCCGGTCCGGCCCGAAAAATTTTGAAGAAACAACCCGGGATCGACCGGATGCCGTGGTGATCGTTCCCTATCATGTCAAAGAACAGCGCCTGGTGATCATTAGAGAGTTCCGGGTGGTGCTGGGGGGATATCAATACGGGTTTCCCGCCGGTTTGCTGGATCCGGGGGAAAGCGTAGTTACGGCCGGTCGGCGGGAGCTGTTCGAAGAAACCGGCCTGCACTTGACAAAGGTGCTGGCGCAGAGTCCTGCGGTTTTTTCCTCCTCAGGCATGACGGATGAATCCGTCAGTCTGTTGTACGCGGAATGCGACGGGGTTCCTTCCAGCGACCATATTGAGGATTCTGAAGATATTCAGGTGATTCTGCTTACCCCGCAGTCGGCTGAACAGCTGTTGAATACGCCGGACATCCGGTTTGACGTGAAAACCTGGGTGGTGCTGAAACAGTTTGCGGCCCACGGAATCATTTAA
- a CDS encoding M48 family metallopeptidase: MFSTIIYFLVALIIYATSELFGVNGPGTSPGWLQSLVLGIGFFLICRLSFRRILNAAKKSVTFQEDRAVSSTISRLSVLALLVFAVNIYVFRLNTAFSHVQLFQKVPTLEALLFLGLFVSYLVMVWHAAYPVQKHLFSRPVSCKQYIFSQLSFALPPLLPWLCLSLFVDLIRFIAYPPLDDLMNGPAGEMIIIMVFMAGIAVFGPVFIKTIWQCRPMEKGLGRSRIEAVCHMAGLRYADILIWDLFAGSMITAGVMGLVGKFRYILVTPALLGSLNDEELAAVILHEIGHVKHWHMLYYLVFFAGFIACNAVLYDPLMLLVLAGATYFPEPVFSGIDISQVHSVLMGAILICFFIVYFRFVFGFFMRNFERQADLYLFRFFPNAFPLIRTFYKIGAISRQDMERPNWHHFSIGQRIRFLEKCQENSALIAHHHRRVRRMIGVAVIGLISVVGFGYHLSYGQFKPGIDNFVTGRLVLEQLKMDPENADLHVVAGDFHYASQNFIQAIAAYESAIGINSNHVHALNNLAWLLATCPVTEIQDPGRALNLAGRAVGLAPQSPFVQDTYAEALFANHRVAEAVSAARKALELARDRQNYYQNQVRRFQRHLER; encoded by the coding sequence GTGTTTTCCACAATCATATATTTTCTGGTGGCGTTGATCATTTATGCGACATCGGAACTGTTTGGTGTCAATGGGCCAGGGACATCGCCCGGATGGCTGCAGAGCCTGGTGCTGGGCATCGGTTTTTTTCTGATCTGCCGGTTGAGTTTCCGGCGTATATTGAACGCTGCTAAAAAATCTGTCACCTTTCAGGAGGACCGGGCGGTTTCCAGCACCATATCCCGTTTATCTGTGCTGGCTTTACTGGTATTTGCCGTCAATATTTATGTGTTTCGCCTCAATACGGCATTTTCTCATGTTCAATTGTTTCAGAAGGTTCCCACGCTGGAAGCGTTGCTGTTTTTAGGATTGTTTGTTTCATACCTGGTCATGGTCTGGCATGCGGCCTATCCGGTTCAAAAACATTTGTTTTCCCGGCCGGTTTCCTGTAAACAATACATTTTTTCCCAGTTGTCATTTGCTTTGCCGCCATTGCTTCCCTGGCTGTGCCTGTCTTTGTTTGTGGATTTGATCCGGTTCATTGCGTATCCTCCGCTGGATGATCTGATGAACGGTCCGGCCGGTGAAATGATCATCATTATGGTGTTTATGGCCGGGATTGCGGTGTTCGGCCCGGTGTTCATCAAAACAATTTGGCAATGCCGGCCCATGGAGAAAGGGCTTGGCAGATCCCGGATCGAGGCGGTCTGTCATATGGCCGGATTGCGGTATGCCGATATTTTGATATGGGATCTGTTTGCCGGCTCCATGATCACGGCCGGTGTCATGGGTCTGGTGGGAAAATTCAGATATATCCTGGTGACCCCGGCCTTGCTCGGTTCTCTGAATGATGAGGAGCTGGCTGCGGTCATTCTCCACGAAATCGGTCATGTCAAGCACTGGCACATGCTGTATTATCTGGTTTTTTTTGCCGGATTCATCGCCTGTAACGCGGTGTTGTATGACCCCTTGATGCTTCTGGTTCTGGCAGGGGCGACCTATTTCCCGGAGCCTGTTTTTTCAGGAATAGACATATCTCAGGTTCATTCGGTGCTGATGGGTGCGATTCTCATCTGTTTTTTCATCGTATATTTCCGTTTCGTGTTCGGATTTTTTATGCGAAACTTTGAACGCCAGGCCGATCTTTATCTGTTTCGATTCTTTCCCAATGCCTTTCCCTTGATCCGGACATTTTATAAAATCGGCGCCATCAGCCGACAGGATATGGAACGTCCCAACTGGCATCACTTCAGCATTGGACAGCGCATCCGGTTTCTGGAAAAATGCCAGGAGAACAGCGCGTTGATTGCGCATCATCATCGCCGGGTCCGGCGCATGATCGGTGTTGCCGTGATCGGGTTGATCAGTGTCGTCGGGTTCGGATATCACCTGTCTTATGGTCAATTCAAGCCCGGGATTGACAATTTTGTTACCGGTCGGCTGGTGCTTGAGCAATTAAAGATGGATCCTGAAAATGCGGATCTGCATGTGGTTGCCGGAGATTTTCACTATGCGTCCCAGAATTTCATCCAGGCAATCGCCGCTTACGAATCCGCCATTGGTATCAACTCAAATCATGTCCATGCCCTCAATAATCTGGCCTGGCTTTTGGCGACATGCCCGGTAACGGAAATTCAGGACCCGGGCCGTGCGCTGAATCTGGCCGGCCGGGCCGTGGGCCTGGCACCCCAGTCGCCGTTTGTGCAAGACACCTATGCGGAAGCCCTGTTTGCCAACCACCGTGTGGCTGAAGCAGTATCAGCCGCTCGAAAAGCCCTTGAGCTGGCCCGGGACCGGCAAAATTATTATCAAAATCAGGTCCGGCGGTTTCAGCGGCACCTTGAACGCTGA
- a CDS encoding iron-sulfur cluster assembly scaffold protein gives MTTEIDAITSQRKMLSEAGYAEPAINYFIEKKYMGHLQDASQISEKVGSCGDIMKIYLKVDEHNIIQDVRYEITGCAGAISAAMAVVDLIKGQPLDKALTINDGDVFKRLENIPEKKHHCIQLAVKTMHKGIEEYQSASNL, from the coding sequence GTGACAACGGAAATCGACGCCATCACCTCCCAGCGGAAAATGCTGTCTGAAGCCGGATATGCAGAACCGGCCATCAATTACTTTATTGAAAAAAAATATATGGGTCATCTTCAGGACGCCAGCCAGATATCTGAAAAAGTCGGCTCCTGCGGCGATATCATGAAAATTTATCTCAAGGTGGATGAACACAACATCATTCAGGATGTCCGGTATGAGATCACCGGGTGTGCCGGTGCCATATCCGCTGCCATGGCCGTGGTGGATCTGATCAAGGGTCAACCCCTGGACAAGGCATTGACCATCAATGACGGAGATGTGTTTAAACGGCTTGAAAACATTCCGGAAAAAAAACACCATTGCATCCAGCTGGCCGTTAAAACCATGCACAAGGGCATTGAAGAGTACCAGTCCGCCAGTAACCTTTGA
- a CDS encoding KH domain-containing protein has product MKELIKYIAQSLVDDPDQVDVQEIKAQQTLVLELRVAKEDLGKVIGKKGRTAQAMRTILSCASAKEQKRVILEIVE; this is encoded by the coding sequence ATGAAAGAGTTAATCAAGTACATTGCACAGTCTTTGGTCGATGATCCGGATCAGGTGGATGTCCAGGAAATAAAGGCGCAGCAGACCCTTGTTCTGGAGCTTCGGGTGGCAAAGGAGGATCTGGGGAAAGTCATCGGTAAAAAAGGCAGAACCGCCCAGGCAATGCGTACTATTCTTTCGTGCGCATCAGCCAAAGAGCAGAAACGGGTTATCCTGGAAATCGTGGAATAG
- a CDS encoding sigma-54-dependent transcriptional regulator, with protein MANRIIKILLVDDEERLLDSMARRLALLGFETIKASSGTRAIEVASKTRIDLAIVDLKMPDMDGLTTITRLKQITPDLKTVLLTGYGSEETRQKTKISGSEYFEKDSMSDLWDLIKGFSAKSTKQLPSKELIDPAGRRSGDLPKIIGETPGMQRLRKDIERLSEMDCTIMIRGEQGTGKELAARVIHRSSHRKDQRFLAFNCGCFSDDFNFTELLGSLEGSGWYPGSVGEKSKNLRYIGTIFLDHFETMPEQTQQDMLTLLEDTLSTQSQDSAESLRDIRFIIATHQDLKQRVENNKFNKNLYQRLNAISINIPPLRERRDDIFPLCRYFLAQLNKEFKKNVESFSEEVLSIFMAYPFPGNVRELRHIIERAVILTDTASIEMVHLPDRFKKKNQTVPAKIEGPFETLSELEKKHILKAVELTRGNRSKAAEILGISRAALWRKLKIFTAEN; from the coding sequence ATGGCAAACAGAATTATAAAAATTCTACTGGTCGATGATGAGGAACGACTGCTGGATTCGATGGCCCGGCGGCTTGCACTGCTGGGTTTTGAAACCATCAAAGCATCATCCGGCACCCGTGCCATTGAAGTTGCGTCAAAAACCCGAATCGACCTGGCCATTGTGGATTTAAAAATGCCGGACATGGATGGCCTGACCACCATCACCCGCCTCAAGCAGATCACTCCTGACCTGAAGACGGTTCTTCTGACCGGCTATGGAAGTGAGGAAACCCGACAAAAAACCAAAATTTCGGGCTCAGAGTATTTTGAAAAAGATTCTATGAGTGATTTGTGGGATTTGATCAAAGGATTCAGCGCCAAGAGCACAAAACAGTTACCTTCAAAAGAGTTGATTGATCCCGCCGGCAGGAGATCCGGGGATCTGCCGAAAATAATCGGGGAGACCCCCGGCATGCAGCGGCTGCGCAAAGATATTGAGCGCCTGTCGGAAATGGACTGTACCATCATGATTCGGGGGGAGCAGGGAACCGGAAAAGAACTGGCTGCAAGGGTGATCCACAGATCAAGCCACCGTAAAGACCAGCGATTTCTGGCTTTTAACTGTGGCTGTTTCAGTGATGATTTTAATTTCACAGAACTTTTGGGCTCTCTTGAGGGGTCGGGCTGGTATCCTGGTTCAGTCGGTGAAAAATCAAAAAATTTGCGATACATTGGAACCATCTTCCTGGATCATTTCGAAACCATGCCGGAACAGACCCAGCAGGATATGCTCACATTGCTGGAAGATACCCTGTCGACGCAATCTCAGGATTCAGCAGAATCATTGAGGGATATCCGGTTTATTATTGCAACCCACCAGGACCTTAAACAACGGGTCGAAAATAATAAATTCAACAAAAACCTTTATCAGAGACTGAATGCCATATCAATAAACATCCCGCCGCTTCGGGAGCGCCGGGATGATATCTTTCCATTATGCCGCTACTTTTTAGCCCAGCTGAATAAAGAATTTAAAAAAAATGTTGAATCATTTTCAGAAGAGGTGCTTTCCATTTTCATGGCCTACCCTTTTCCCGGCAATGTCCGGGAACTCAGACATATTATCGAGCGCGCAGTCATTTTAACGGACACCGCCTCGATAGAAATGGTCCATCTTCCCGATCGGTTTAAGAAAAAAAACCAGACAGTCCCCGCAAAGATTGAAGGTCCATTTGAAACCCTCAGTGAACTGGAAAAAAAACATATCCTTAAGGCGGTTGAGCTGACCCGGGGCAACCGGTCAAAGGCGGCTGAAATTTTAGGCATCAGCCGCGCGGCATTATGGCGAAAACTTAAAATTTTCACGGCAGAAAACTAA
- a CDS encoding response regulator, which yields MPVITIFSGVFCKKKPVLEKIMEKIKYDIVTDNEIISEASWISGMPENKIKTAFSSKVSVFNKFTHEKERATAWIKLALARMLSKDNLIVEGLSSQLIPKEITHVLRICIIADMKFRIMAAKEEGKSEKEAISLIHSSDKDRSSWVYDILNTKDPWDPSLYDMIIPTDKMDLEEAVALIESHLGSEVIKATEQSKKAAKDFILTSEVEVALAKEGHSVGVNAKDGAVTLSINNHVLMLSRLEDELKAIVEKVPGVTSVETKVGKKYHQADIYRKYDFETPKVLLVDDERKFVQTLSERLMIRDMGSAVAYDGESALDMINDDEPEVMILDLKMPGINGIEVLRKVKETRPEIEVIILTGQGSEEDRKICMDLGAFAYLHKPVKIDFLSETLKKAKEKMEKARELKKGQ from the coding sequence ATGCCAGTCATAACCATATTCAGCGGTGTTTTCTGCAAGAAAAAACCGGTTCTTGAAAAAATCATGGAAAAAATCAAATATGATATCGTTACGGATAATGAAATCATATCTGAAGCTTCCTGGATTTCAGGTATGCCTGAAAATAAAATTAAAACCGCCTTTTCTTCCAAAGTTTCCGTATTCAATAAGTTCACCCATGAAAAAGAACGGGCCACTGCCTGGATCAAACTGGCACTGGCAAGGATGCTTTCAAAAGACAATCTGATTGTCGAAGGACTCAGCAGCCAGCTGATACCCAAAGAGATTACCCATGTACTCCGCATCTGTATTATTGCAGACATGAAATTCAGAATCATGGCTGCCAAGGAAGAAGGAAAATCTGAAAAAGAAGCGATCAGTTTGATTCACAGCAGTGACAAGGACAGGAGTTCGTGGGTATATGATATTTTAAATACCAAAGATCCATGGGATCCGTCTCTTTATGATATGATCATTCCCACAGACAAGATGGATTTGGAAGAGGCTGTCGCCTTGATTGAAAGCCATCTTGGCAGCGAGGTCATTAAAGCCACGGAGCAGTCCAAAAAAGCGGCTAAGGATTTTATCCTTACATCCGAAGTGGAAGTGGCGCTTGCCAAAGAAGGCCACAGCGTGGGTGTCAATGCAAAAGACGGGGCGGTTACCCTGAGTATCAATAATCATGTCCTCATGTTGAGCCGGCTTGAGGATGAATTGAAAGCCATTGTGGAAAAAGTACCGGGCGTGACTTCCGTTGAAACAAAAGTCGGCAAGAAGTATCACCAGGCGGACATCTACCGCAAATATGATTTTGAAACCCCAAAAGTGCTGCTGGTGGATGATGAGCGAAAATTTGTCCAGACCCTTTCTGAACGTCTCATGATAAGAGACATGGGGTCAGCCGTGGCCTATGATGGCGAGTCCGCCCTGGATATGATCAATGATGATGAACCCGAAGTCATGATTCTTGACCTTAAAATGCCCGGAATCAACGGTATCGAAGTTTTAAGGAAAGTCAAAGAAACAAGACCCGAAATAGAGGTGATTATTCTAACCGGCCAAGGGTCTGAAGAGGACAGAAAAATCTGTATGGATCTTGGGGCATTTGCCTATCTTCACAAACCGGTAAAAATTGACTTTTTAAGCGAAACCCTGAAAAAAGCAAAAGAAAAAATGGAAAAGGCCCGGGAATTAAAGAAAGGCCAATAG
- a CDS encoding SulP family inorganic anion transporter, translating into MLKLFFPFIEWFKDYNSETLRTDFLSGLTVALVLIPQSMAYAQLAGLPAYYGLYASFLPPMIAALFGSSRQLATGPVAVVSLMTAASLSPLASTGSEGYIAYAIMLALMVGAFQFLLGILRLGLVVNFLSHPVVNGFTNAAAIIIASSQLSKLFGVNIDKAAHHYETIMRVITAAIHYTHWPTFFMGALAFAIMYILKRIAPKIPNVLVAVVVTTLISWGTGFEKNTVVDISSIKSEDVGETIQTFNETVTAINPLSEKRTEAGKILDTLHDPIERINVQHEINVYSLQIELLEKNAQKYREKIRNFLFNKVNGTQGSMNFYLKTDPENGLDTDGRTWRIKVKNNPISLDNINMSGGGAVVGNIPKGLPSFGIPQINLKIITQMFPYAVIISLLGFMEAISIAKAMAAKTGQRLDPNQELIGQGLANILGSFGRSYPVSGSFSRSAVNLQAGAISGFSSVFTSCIVVIALLFFTPLLYHLPQAVLAAVIMMAVIGLINISGFIHAWRAQWYDGAISIITFIFTLAFAPHLDKGIMIGVLLSLGVFLYKSMRPGVASLSRHTDEDFRDSMINELMECEYVDLIRFEGTLFFANASYLEDKINERILAKKNLRHIIIACNGINDMDASGEEALSLVIDRVRSAGIDISFSGINESVMTVLERTHLLEKIGPSHIYPTMEKAICSVHETAHKGGTEEQCPLTTVCHIAQTMK; encoded by the coding sequence ATGCTGAAACTGTTTTTCCCTTTTATTGAATGGTTCAAAGATTATAATTCTGAAACACTCAGAACTGATTTTTTATCCGGACTGACCGTTGCATTGGTACTTATTCCCCAGTCAATGGCCTACGCCCAGCTGGCAGGTCTCCCTGCCTATTACGGCCTTTATGCTTCGTTTCTGCCACCCATGATCGCGGCGCTGTTCGGATCAAGCCGACAACTGGCCACTGGACCGGTGGCGGTTGTTTCCTTGATGACTGCCGCCTCTCTTTCTCCTCTGGCTTCAACAGGCAGCGAGGGATATATCGCTTATGCCATTATGCTGGCACTTATGGTGGGCGCGTTTCAGTTTCTCTTAGGCATTCTGAGACTCGGCCTGGTTGTTAATTTTCTTTCCCATCCGGTGGTAAACGGGTTTACCAATGCCGCCGCCATTATTATTGCATCGTCCCAGTTATCAAAACTGTTCGGCGTGAATATTGATAAGGCGGCGCATCACTATGAAACCATCATGAGAGTCATAACCGCGGCGATACATTACACGCACTGGCCCACCTTCTTTATGGGCGCCCTTGCCTTTGCAATCATGTATATTCTCAAACGGATTGCACCTAAAATTCCAAATGTACTGGTGGCTGTTGTTGTAACCACCCTCATCTCTTGGGGAACAGGGTTTGAAAAAAATACAGTGGTTGATATATCATCCATCAAGTCAGAAGATGTCGGTGAAACGATCCAGACATTTAACGAAACAGTCACTGCAATCAACCCCCTGTCCGAAAAAAGGACAGAAGCGGGCAAAATACTTGACACCCTCCATGATCCGATTGAACGGATCAATGTCCAGCATGAAATTAATGTCTATTCGCTTCAAATCGAATTGCTGGAAAAAAATGCGCAAAAATACAGGGAAAAAATCAGAAATTTTCTGTTCAACAAAGTGAACGGAACACAAGGGTCAATGAATTTTTATTTAAAAACCGACCCAGAAAATGGATTGGATACCGATGGGAGAACCTGGCGCATCAAAGTCAAAAACAACCCGATCTCACTTGACAATATTAATATGAGTGGGGGGGGAGCCGTCGTCGGAAATATCCCCAAGGGGCTTCCTTCCTTTGGAATACCCCAAATAAACTTAAAAATTATCACCCAGATGTTTCCCTATGCCGTTATTATTTCACTTCTGGGGTTCATGGAAGCCATATCCATTGCAAAGGCCATGGCCGCCAAAACCGGCCAGCGTCTGGACCCTAATCAGGAACTCATCGGGCAGGGACTGGCCAACATCCTCGGATCTTTCGGGAGAAGCTATCCGGTTTCAGGATCTTTTTCCAGGTCTGCTGTAAATCTTCAGGCGGGGGCTATTTCAGGGTTTTCCAGTGTGTTTACCAGCTGTATTGTGGTAATTGCTTTGTTATTTTTCACACCACTTCTTTATCATTTGCCACAGGCGGTATTGGCAGCAGTCATCATGATGGCCGTCATCGGGCTTATAAATATCAGTGGGTTTATCCATGCCTGGAGGGCCCAGTGGTATGACGGCGCGATTTCCATTATCACTTTTATCTTTACCCTGGCTTTTGCCCCTCACCTTGACAAAGGGATCATGATCGGCGTCCTTCTTTCCCTGGGGGTGTTTTTGTATAAAAGCATGAGACCGGGTGTAGCTTCCTTGTCACGACACACGGATGAAGACTTTCGCGATTCAATGATAAATGAACTGATGGAATGTGAATATGTTGATCTGATAAGGTTTGAAGGCACGTTATTTTTTGCCAATGCCAGTTACCTGGAAGATAAAATTAATGAGCGCATTCTGGCAAAGAAAAATCTGAGACATATCATAATCGCATGCAACGGCATCAATGATATGGATGCCTCGGGTGAAGAAGCACTCTCCCTGGTCATAGACCGGGTGAGAAGCGCCGGCATCGATATCTCATTCAGCGGAATCAATGAATCCGTGATGACTGTCCTGGAACGAACACATCTGCTTGAAAAAATAGGTCCCAGTCACATTTATCCCACCATGGAAAAAGCGATCTGTTCGGTTCATGAAACCGCCCATAAAGGTGGGACTGAAGAACAGTGTCCCCTTACAACCGTTTGCCATATTGCGCAAACTATGAAATAA
- a CDS encoding EAL domain-containing protein, whose protein sequence is MRRISLYLIAATLLLSGILSDRSFAQTDSDRQTKIVFAGSADYPPFEWLDAKGRAKGFIIDLQESMGRHGGRTVEHRLENWPDAVSAVKTGKADVIAFFASEERSQHFDFTLPFYHLSHAIFSHTKGRQFRSLDNLKGFRTAVVSGSYAERRLQEEQTGITLVPVDTERACVEVVHTGLADACIEVSLTSRQNATGMDVVQTSHLFWHQPYVFGVRKGNTELLEWMNRELAAMQADGTYFSIYERWKKALEWHPPTMTDHLQTIAWILIPLVLLGLAGLSLSWYLKRQVAKRTRQLRYLAEYDVMTGLHSRQAFADRLEQRLVQKSGHPPVVVFLRLKNLESINSLFGRSGYEKMIKDFAHRLQYLDFLETTHSGIGYFILAARPGTPPARIYDLLKISCKIDGVDVTPEVVMGVSVGKVAMGSSGPKAEEYIRQAITAYSAAIHENLSWRTYSPQLEPDSDDLILLHDLHLHGTRDMHLVYQPKLDLASGRIQEAEALIRWHHPKLGMISPGKFIPMLEKSGLIRQVTRWVIKEAVQELIRCREYNARFRISVNISANDLTDEDLVDFIKEQLEPDIRKGLCFEVTETEIIQNPDHAREVISDLHDAGVRWAIDDFGTGHSCLTYLSRFDIDEVKLDRSFVKNILTSPRDFDIVAGMIHLSHNLGLTVTAEGMEDEATLNALAKMGCDTAQGYVIARPMPAKDIYPLIK, encoded by the coding sequence ATGCGTAGAATCAGTCTTTATTTGATTGCAGCCACGTTGTTGCTTTCCGGAATCCTTTCGGACAGATCTTTTGCACAAACAGATTCTGACCGGCAGACAAAAATCGTTTTTGCCGGATCTGCCGACTATCCGCCTTTTGAATGGCTCGATGCAAAGGGGCGGGCCAAAGGGTTTATCATTGACCTTCAGGAAAGTATGGGACGGCATGGCGGAAGAACGGTCGAACACCGGCTGGAAAACTGGCCGGATGCGGTATCCGCCGTCAAAACCGGCAAAGCGGATGTGATTGCTTTTTTTGCCTCAGAGGAGCGCAGTCAGCACTTTGACTTCACGCTCCCGTTTTATCACCTGTCCCATGCCATTTTCTCCCATACCAAAGGCAGACAGTTCAGAAGCCTGGATAACCTGAAAGGCTTTCGGACGGCGGTTGTGTCAGGCAGTTATGCAGAACGCCGGCTGCAGGAAGAACAGACCGGCATCACTCTGGTTCCGGTGGATACCGAGCGGGCCTGTGTCGAGGTGGTTCATACCGGCCTTGCCGATGCCTGCATAGAAGTCTCTCTGACCTCCCGACAGAATGCAACAGGCATGGATGTTGTTCAGACAAGCCATCTATTCTGGCACCAGCCCTATGTTTTCGGAGTTCGCAAAGGCAATACCGAACTGCTGGAGTGGATGAACCGGGAGCTGGCCGCCATGCAGGCGGACGGCACTTATTTTTCGATCTACGAGAGGTGGAAAAAAGCCCTGGAGTGGCATCCGCCGACAATGACCGATCACCTGCAAACAATCGCCTGGATCTTGATCCCTTTGGTTCTTTTAGGCCTGGCCGGACTGTCCCTGTCCTGGTATCTGAAACGCCAGGTAGCAAAACGCACCCGCCAACTGCGCTACCTGGCGGAATATGATGTAATGACAGGCCTTCACAGCCGCCAGGCATTTGCCGACCGCCTTGAACAGCGCCTGGTCCAGAAATCCGGACACCCCCCTGTGGTCGTGTTTCTTCGCCTGAAAAACCTGGAATCCATCAACAGTCTGTTCGGCCGTTCCGGCTATGAAAAGATGATCAAAGATTTTGCACACCGTCTGCAATATCTTGATTTTTTAGAGACAACCCATTCAGGCATCGGTTATTTTATCCTGGCAGCCCGGCCCGGCACCCCGCCTGCCCGGATTTACGACCTTCTCAAGATATCCTGCAAAATCGACGGGGTGGATGTCACTCCCGAGGTGGTGATGGGGGTGAGTGTCGGAAAGGTGGCCATGGGGTCCTCCGGTCCCAAAGCCGAGGAATACATCCGTCAGGCCATCACCGCCTATTCTGCGGCGATCCATGAAAATCTGTCATGGCGAACTTATTCACCGCAGCTGGAACCTGATTCCGATGACCTGATTCTGTTACATGACCTTCATCTTCACGGCACCCGGGACATGCATCTGGTGTATCAGCCAAAACTTGACCTGGCCAGCGGACGTATTCAGGAAGCAGAAGCACTGATCCGCTGGCATCACCCGAAACTGGGCATGATCTCTCCGGGGAAATTCATCCCGATGCTGGAGAAAAGCGGCCTGATTCGTCAGGTGACCCGATGGGTCATCAAAGAAGCGGTACAGGAACTGATCCGCTGCCGTGAATATAACGCCCGGTTCAGAATCAGTGTGAACATTTCTGCAAATGATCTGACCGATGAAGATCTGGTGGATTTCATCAAAGAACAGCTGGAACCGGACATCCGGAAAGGACTCTGCTTTGAGGTAACCGAAACAGAGATCATCCAAAATCCCGACCACGCCCGGGAGGTCATTTCAGACCTGCATGATGCGGGGGTCCGCTGGGCTATCGATGATTTCGGCACGGGTCATTCCTGCCTGACCTATCTGAGCCGGTTTGATATTGACGAGGTGAAACTTGACAGAAGTTTTGTCAAAAACATTTTAACCAGCCCCCGTGACTTTGATATTGTCGCCGGCATGATCCATCTGTCCCACAATCTGGGGCTCACGGTCACGGCGGAAGGCATGGAAGACGAGGCCACACTGAACGCTTTGGCAAAAATGGGCTGTGACACAGCCCAGGGGTATGTGATCGCCAGGCCGATGCCTGCAAAAGACATCTATCCTCTCATAAAGTAG